Part of the Pseudobdellovibrionaceae bacterium genome is shown below.
CTGCCGCTGCATTTGACAGGCTGAGCTCACCGCGAGCAATGGATTCTTTTACTCCCTGGCAATGCGAGGCCAGCTTACAGGCGCTGATCTTTTTATGGGCTTCCCCGTTGGAGTAGCCTAAAATACGTATACAGTAATCGTAAATAGAAGAGCACTTATAGTGAGCAAACAGTCGACGCCGATAAACCTCTTCAAGGTGAGCGATAATTCTGGCAACAATACGAGACTCGTTCGATTTAAGAATTAGCAAATTCTGATGTAGTTGATTGTCACTTAAGCTCCTGATGTTCACTGGATCTCCTCGAAAAGCGATTTCAAAAAACTCGCAAAATGTGACGCGAGTTTAATTTTTAGAAAATAAAATGTCAAAATATTGATCTGAAAAAAATGAATTCATGGCGCACCGTGACCTTCTGAGGGGGTGGTTTTTTTCCGAATGAATTAAATCCAAAGAATGAGGCGCCTAAAAAAACTGTTTTTGTTGGGCTAAAACGTTACCTGTCCCATGGCCTGGGGAATGTGACCTGCAGCATGTTTACGTTGTCTGGTGCTTTTCTGCATGTTCCGGAGCATGAGGGCCACTTATCTGGAAAATGGCATCAGATGACCCACTTTATCCCAGAATAGTGGTCCACATCCGACCAGGTAGGTGGCCCGCCTCCACCGGGTTTGGTGGCCAACATACGCCGGAGTTCGCACTTTTCTTCATGGAATGGCGCCTTTTTGTAGATAAGTTTTTATTTTACAGAATAAAAACCGTATCTCAGGAACTTTTTTTTAAATTTCAAGTGGGTTGGGGACGCTCTCTTCATCTGGTTCGAATTACAATTGGGCGCACCAAAAGCCGACACGCCCGAGCTGGCAGACTCCATGGCCTCGCGGTGACACCAGGCGGTTAAGGTGATGAAGTGGCCGCAAGAGATCTCCGATTTCCCCGCGGGCCGTCCCCATGATCGCGCGGTGACACCAGGATGTTAAGGCCACGACGTGGTCGCAAGAGATTTCCAGTATCTGCGCGGGCCGTCCCCATGATCGCGCGGTGATACCAGGTGATTAAGGCACCTCACGTCGCTGCGCAACGCAAAAAGTAAAGGGATACCTTTCAAGGTGTCGGGTTTTTTCTTACACTCAAATGATGAAATTAAATCTATTGTTAATCTTCGGTTTGAGTTTGCTGATTGGTTCCTGCACGAAAAAGGCTGAGGAAACTGTTTTAAAACAGGTTTCTGCAGAGGGAGTGGTTTTTAAAGAGTCTGCTGAGGCGCTTTCTCCTCTGGCGTTGATGCGGACGCCTTTGGCCGCGGTGGCCACTGTTCATGATCAGAGTATTACACTTCAAGATGTGCAACCGGGGCGGGCGCTGCAGGATTTGTCGCAAGAAATTGTAGATTTGCAGGCGGCTATGGTTGTGGGGTGGGCTTCGGACAAGTCGGCGAGTGAGGCCGTATTCTACGGTCAGCCCACACCGCAGGGGATGGCATTGGCGCTGAAGCGACTCGGTCTCAATCTGCCTCCCGATTTAAACTTGAGTTACTCCGAGGTCACAGAAGAAACTCAAGGAGTGGCTTTTGTGGGGGATCAGTGGGTGACACAGGATCAATTGCGTTCAAAGAATCTTTATTTAGCCACGCTGGAGCGGTTGCTGTACCAGGGGATTCTCAAGGCCACGGCCCAGCTGATACAGCAAAAAGTGCTCTTTGAACGAGCTAAAAGTGCAGGCAAAACCGTGGAAGATTATCTGTTGGAAGACGTGTTTCATGGTCAAATGGAATTGAGTGACGAGGAGTTTTTGCAATTCTTAGAGGCAAAAAATATCATTGAGGCCGACCTCAATGACCGACAAAAGACAAATCTAAGGGCCGCAGCCCTTGAAGAAAAAAAGAATGAAGTGACCAATGAGATGTTAAGAGAAGGTTTTGCTAAAGATCAGGCCATATTAAACATGGCTCTGCCTTCCGTGAAAATCTCTCTAAATAGCGAGTGGGTTGTGCCCTACAATGAGGCCCCCAATGCGTTGACGGTAGATGTCTTTGGCAATTTTATCAATCAAGCCAGTCGTGAAACTCTCTTGAGTCTCATGCACTATGTGGATAGTCATCCCCAGAAGGCTCAGTTGAGATTTCGTTTTTATTATTTAGATCGGCCGGTAGAAAATAAAATGGTGTCCGAAGCGGCCATGTGCATTTACGATCAGGATCCCGCTCAGTTTTGGGCTTTTGCGAAAGCTATGGTTCTGCTTTCAGGTCAAATTCTAGAGGCGCAGGTGCATAAGGCGGCCGAAGATCTAGGCCTCGACTTTAAAGCCTATAAAAAGTGTTTTTACTCGGGGGGGTACCGAAAGGTGGTCGCCTACCATTTGGATTATGCAGAGCACATAGGTGTGAGAGCCCAGCCCACCGTGGTGTTTGGCGAACAGGTCTTTGTGGGCACCACACAATCAGGTGACTTGGTACAAATGATAGAGAACGAGAAGGTCCTCGTAAAACCGAAGGGCCTTTGGCAAAGGTTCATTGCCAAGGTCAGATCGTGGCTTAATTATTAAGGCGACCTAATGCTGGGATGAAGATGTGGCGATAATTCTGACCGCCTTAACAGCGATTCTCTAAGTCATCTCACTGCAATTTGAATTTCAATACAGGCCCATTCTCCGAACACCTCAGCGCCCTTAAGTTGATTATGGAACTAGACCTCCGTCCTGATCCGTTCTCTTGCTAAGAGGTCATGGGTCATGTTTCAATGGAAGTCGGAGCCTAATTTTTAATCTCTAGGGTCAGTCAACGTCGAATGTTCGCAGTCGGGGGATTTATGAGACGATGTGCAGTAGCTGTTGCCGCATTATTAATGACAACCACTTTGTCGTGCACCAAATCGGGTCACAAGGGTGAAGATAAAAAACCCTACGTCGTCAAGCAAAGTCCCGAGCCAGGATTAGTGGCTCAATTTAAAGACAAAAAGATCACAGAAGAATCTTTACTTGAACGATCGGGATACTTACGCGACCTGGTTTCTGAAATAGAAAAAGTAAAAATCGTAATGCTCTACCGTGAAGCTGTAAATCACCTGTCAAAAATCGAAGGTGATGAGAAAGTGGCCCTTGAATTTGTAGCCAAAGAGCCAAAGCCCAGTTTTGAGCAGTCGTTAACAAAGTACGGGATAGAAGTAAACCCAAGAATCAAAGTGAGTTTTAAGACTCCTGCAGAGGGCGAGCCCCAGGGGTTTTCGGCCCAATTTATGGGGGAGGCGTGGCCAGCTCAGGGCTTTAAATATAACCATGCGTCACTCTATGAACTTGAAAACAAATATTTTGATTCGCGTTTAAAAATTCTAAACGACCTTTTCACACGCCGTGTGATTTTCTCCGAAGCCAAAGATTTCGGAATGCCACCTGAAAACTACATTCGCGAAAAAGTGTTGGGCGGCGACATCACCGTGACCGAAAAAGAAGTGGACGAGTTTATTGCAAAGACAATCCCCGCTGGTGACCCTGTTGATGAAAACCTGCGCCACCGCTTAGAGGATATTTTAAAAGAAAATATCAGACAGGCAAAAATGAAAGCCTACGCTGAAAAAATCTTTGCACAATCTCCTTATGAAATCTACTTTTCAGCTCCCACGCGTGAGTTGAGCACCACCTATGAACTGGCTCCCATCCTCGGGCGAGAAGAAGCCCCGATTACAGTAGAAGTGTTTGCTGGATTTGATTGCGCCGAATGTGCTGAAGCGGTGAAGTACGTGGAGAAGCTAAGAGTCCAAAATAAGTACGATGTACGCTTGGCTTTTCGGCATTTTTTCCCTGAGTGGAAGCGAGAAAGTCGAATGGTGGCTGAAGCGTCCATGTGTTTAAAAGAGCAGGGCGATAAAGTTTTTTGGAAGTTCTATGATAAATTCGCCGAATCCGGCAAAGAGCCCACTGAAGCCAACATCAATGAAGTGGCCGGGGCCTCAGGCGTAGATATGGATGAGTTCAAGGTGTGTTTTCTCAACCGAAAAACCAAAGACGAAGTGGCGGCCCACCTCGATTACGCCAAGCACTTAGGCATTCGCATTCAGCCCACCGTGGTTGTGGAAGGAAAAATCTTTTCAGGTCTAGATCACCTGGAAGACATTCAGCCACTGGTTGAAGACGAGATCAGCAAGTTTGGATGGAAATACAAAATCAAGCGCTTCTTCCATAACCTGTTCAACTAACTGAAGGTATCCGGCTCCCTTTGTTTACCAACTGTGGTGTTTGCACGCGGGAGATTCTTCAATTATTGCAAAAGGCATTATAATCATAAGGCACTCTTGATGTTGATGCGGTCATCCTTGCGGCGCCGTAGTTCGGCAAAGCCTCTAAAGGTATCCCTTTCCTTTTTGCGTTGCACAGCGCTACGTCGTAGCTGCTGTGCAACGCAAAAAGGAAAGGGATACCTTTAGGGACCAAGACCTAAATCCTAGTCCTTTAGTCCAAATGTCTCAAAGTGATAAATGTTTTTAAAATATCTGCCGAAGAGAAGTTGAACAACTTTATTATTTTGGAAATGTAAGGATGCTGATCCAAAACTTTATCACAATAAAGCACCTGATTATCTCAGTCATCGCTATGGCTGCGGTGCCTTGTTTTGCCCAGAATCAAACACAAAAAAATGCGGCCTCCGGCAACCGCGTCGTATTCAGTTGGGGCTTTAGCTACAACGAAGACCGTCGTGAAGACGACAATCAATCTTCTCAAGTGGAAGGCCTTACGGATTTGCGATTAGGCTACCAGTGGCGACAGGGGTGGTATTTGGGACTTTATTATGGCTATGAACAAGAAAAAATCAAAGCCAACGATTACCCAGTGGTTGGTCTTTACCGAGACTCCAGGCATACCCGTGTGGGCTATGGCCTTACCGGGGGATACGTATATGGAAGCTTTTATGGAATGTTCAACTATTTGCCCATTTGTGAGTGGGAGCTTCGTGATGTCTCCACAACCAGTGTGTTTCGTGGAGGAAGTGGCTATCAGATAGACTTTGGAATCAACTTTGAATTCTTTGGCAGCCCGAATTTTCTTTTAGGACCTCGGTTGAGCTACAAATACGCCGAGTATTCAAAAGAAAAAACGAGCTCCTCAGAAACCGAATTGTCACCGAAGCTAAAAAGAACAGCACTAGATCCTTACTTTATTCTTTGGTTTGAGTTTTAGTATGAAGTATTTTGTATTTACCATTTTAGTTCTTCCGCTTTTGGCCTGCCACAACTTTGATTTGGGAGCGCAAGTGGTACAGGCGACCAGTGAATGCGAAGCACCCATTGATCCCATTGAGCCACCGCCGGATCTGCCAGGGAGATCGCCCGCAAACACCACGGGATATTGCACTGATGTGGAACTGCAAGGCAGTTGGCAAAGTGGCACAACGTGCCTTGAACAAGGCGTAGCTAACACCAATCGCTTAATGATTGTGGCCATTACTACAGAGTACACGTCAGGGAATCCGAAAGCTGTGACATCAGTGAGTTGGGGTGGGCAGTCGCTGGCACAAGTGGCGGAGGCGGTATCTAATAAAACGGGCGGCGGATATGGTACGGGATCAGATGTATGGTTTCTGTCAGAAGCAGATATTCAAAATGCCACAGGGTCATCTCTTTCTATTGCCCACTCGGGTACATTAGACTCCTACGGTGTTTATTGTGCCTTTTTCTCAGGTGTGAGCCAAGCAAGCCCCTTTTCAGGTACAGCTACCGATAGCGCAACAAGTTCGACAAGCGCGTCAGCAAGCCTAGCCGGCGTAGAGTCCGGTCTTACAATATTAGTAGGCGGGTTTGGTGATCCGATTGGTAGCAACACATTGGCAATTACAGAGCCTGAGTGGACGACCGTAGGCACGCAAGAATTTAACAACCAGGCCTCACAAATAGTTGGATATAAAACCACCACCGACACCACTGTGGATACAGGCACGATCACGCTCACGACCAGTAACCGGCGGCCCCAGATCGTTCTGGTCAATCTGCAGCCCATGTAACACATAGCAAAAATAATTGCCCATTTTCTTTTTCTCCAAACCGGTTTACCGTCAGGTGGAAACAGGAGGGAGAACTATGAAATATTTAATTTTTGCCGCGCTAATGGCTTTACCCATTTTAGTTTTTGCGGGTGATGACCAAGAAGACTACTCCATATTGAGAACAGAAACCATACGCCCTTGTTCTTCGTGGAGGTATTTTAACGGTGGCACAAACGGCTCTGGGTATATATGTTCGTTTACGGGTTCCACCATATATGTACCGACGGCCGATACCGTACTAGATCTTGAACGGCGCATTCGCGACCTCGAAGCGCGCATTCAGCAGCTAGAAAATAAATAATTTTTTAAGAAAAATATTTGGCAATAGAGGCCAGATCTTCTTCGATGTCAGAGTTAACCAGGTAGGCAAAGCTATCTAAAATAACGATGGCATTTTTACCAGCATCCTTTTGGGTGGCCACTCGTAGACGCTCGAGGATGCCGAGGTTCACATGGTGGGCGGCATCGTAGTGGCGCGGTAGGTTTTTTAGCTCAAAATCAGGAGCCTCTCCGCGTTTCATCGCAAAATACTGGCCCAACAAATAATGAGACGTGGCCCGAACCAAGGTTTCATTGACATCAGAAAAGGGCAAATGAAAGCGAGCCATGGATCTAAAAAATCCCATATTTGGGCAGCCACTTGTGGCCATCACAAGGCCCAAAATAGATTGCATGCCCACTTGTAACGACGTCTTTTTGGCGTAGTGACGCTCGTTACAGGTAACAACCACGCGAGAGGTTTCGTGCGATACCTTGTCCCTAAAAGCATGAATCACGGGGAGTAGGTTTTTAGCCACCGGGCAGGTGGGATTGTCTTCAGAGCTTAAGGGGCAGTGCGAGCATTTTTCAAAATCAAGATTAGTCCACTCAGGCAGAGGTTCTGAAATTTTGTTGATCACAGTCAGTGAATCGTCATTAATTTCATAGGAGAAGGTAAACGAATCTCCATTATCACTTTCAAAGTGATATTTAAACTTTACTGTGTCGCTCATACCAGGGGGCTCGCTTTAAATTGGTAATGATTTGCAGCAATGTTTTCTAGAATGCATCTAGAGTCTCATCTTGATTAAGAATCCCATATATTTCACAAGTTGATAGCTGGCTAAAGGTAGGGTTTTTTGAAAAACAGCAAACAAGTTTGACGAATTCCCCGCAGTTTGAGGGGGATCGCCGAAGAAATATTTCTACATCATCAAGTAACACATGTAGTCATGTATCGAATTGAAAAGCGTCGCAGCCATTTCGTATCAAAACAATCCGCGATGAAAGTCCAGAAAGACTGGCAAAAGGTCTAGGTATCAAACAGCCAAGAACAAGTTGACGATAAAACCGAGTTTCCTCCCGCTTTTGCGCTCCTGTGGCGGAATAGCGGTTGCAATGAATCATCATTGAATCGTCCTCGGCTAGCGTTTCAAGGAAGAGGCGTGGCGGACAAGGACAAAAATTTTAAAATGTGGGGGAACTTATGAAAGGAACAAAGATTAAATTCATCGCTTTGGCATTGTTATTGGGTGCCGGCCTTAGTGGATGTCAAAACTATATGGAACCCATTTCTGAAAATCCAGTGACCACAGGTTCAGAGGCTATGGACGTGGACCTGGGCTTGGACGCGGTGAATGCTGAAGCCCTCAGTCTTGAGGCTTCCATTGAAGCGAGTGTTTCAGAAATAGACGGCATCACCAACTCAGATGCCTTCAAAGTGAACTTCGGGAGCATCACCAGCATATTGTTGGGCGATATGCAGACCAGTTTGCGTGATGTTCTTGGGCAACTAAATACGCGACTGGATAAAGCGCGAACAGCTATTGATAAAGCTCGCATTAAAATAGATAGTCGATTGGCGATGCTTTCGCCAGACAATCCGGCTCACCAATTGGCTCTTTCACAAATAGCAGATCTTAATGATCGATTGGATCATTTAGAAGCTAAAGTGGACGCTGCTGTTGGGCGAGTAAAAAACAAAGCCGGAAAACTCATCGTAAAAATCGATGATGTGATTAAGAAGGTAAAAAGAAATCCCATTTTGAATCTTCTTTTGCGCGTGGCTTTATCACAATTTCGCGGTGGCGTGGCCGGCATTTTTATCGATCTTTTGGGTTTTGGCCCAGATGGATCTGATAGCGGCTTGGGTGATCTAGTTGGTTTATTGCCGCAAGAAGTATAAATTAATTAATAGGGGGCCTGATTTTCAAATGTGAAAAGCGGGCCCTTCACCTCGTCACGAGTATTTTTAATCTGCTAAGATTCTGCGCCCAAATGAATTTCAATGTCTTTTAACATTTTTTTCCACTGCTCGGGGCCCACTGATTTTTCGTCAATAATTAAATGGTGATATTTTCCCTTAAGCGACGAGCCATCGTTGCTGACAGGGACGGTTTTCCAGCGCTTGAGTGAATGGGCGGAAATAAATTTTTTAAGTTTTTCAAAGCTGACTAGTTCATCCTTAGGGTCAATAAATACCAAAGTGGATACATCAAGCTCTTGAGGTCTGGCTTTTTGCTCCACTTCATCAACAAGGGCAAATAGGGCTTTATAAGCGGCGACACTGGTGCCAAGTTGAGCTTGATACGATTCAGGCGACCAGCTCTTTAAAATATAGTCATCTCCAAAAAGACCAAACATCTTCACCCATCGGGTAAAAAACTTCGGTGTAATAGCTGGGGCTAAAAGCACCATTTTATCAAACCGAATTTGTTTCTGCGGATTTTTTTCTAGCTGCAGGCTTAGACCAATAAGCGCCCCCAGCGAGTTACCCACAAAATACAAAGGGACCTGGTCTTTTGCCGCTCGGCTTTTTGCAGCGGAGTAGAATTCAAAAAATGACTCTGTCCATTGAGCGCGAGTGACGGTCTTCATGTTGTTTAAAGGCCCAAAGTGGCCCGGCAGACTCACCCGGTAGGCGGCAATTTTTATTTCAGCCAAGGCCTGAGCCAAAGAGTCCATGCCGGAAGGTTTAGAGTTCAGACCATGCACAACAAGGGCAATGGCCATTGGCGAGCCGTGTGGTTCAAACCACTGATTGCCATCGGCTTTGGCAAAAAGGCCATGGACAAAAATAAGGGCTAGCGCAAGGGCGAATCGGAGCATAACGACGACTCACTTTCGCTCATTGGCACAAGGTCAGCAAAGCCAAATAACTGAGTGTCGGCCAAGTGAGAGGGAACCACATTTTTTAAGCTGCGCAAGATTTGATCCAAGCGGCCGGGGGTGGCGCTTTCCCATTGTTGCAGCATTTTTTTGATCACCTTTCGTTGCAGATTCTCCTGCGAGCCGCAAAGGTTACAGGGAATAATGGGAAATTGCCGCGACTCTGCAAACTGAGCAATCAACGGCTCGGGGCAATAGGCGAGGGGCCGAATCAAGATATGTTTTCCATCGTCACTTCGAAGTTTTGGCGGCATAGTTTTTAATTTGCCGGCATAAAACATATTTAAAAATAATGTTTCCAGTAGATCTTCGCAGTGATGTCCCAACGCAATCTTAGTTGCGCCAATTTTTTCAGCAAACCCATAGAGGATTCCTCGGCGCAAACGCGAGCACAGAGAGCACATGGTTTTACCTGCAGGGATGTTTTCTTTCACCACACTGTAAGTGTCGCGCTCCAGTATGTGGTACTCGATGCCCAACTGCTCGAGGTACCGCGGCAGAATATCAGCTGGATAATCGGGTTGTTTTTGATCCAGGTTAACCGCCACCAGACTAAATTGGACGGGTGCTTTTTTCTGCAGAGTTCGCAAGATATCTAAAAGGCTGTAAGAGTCTTTGCCACCCGAAAGACAAACCATCACCCGATCGCCCTCAGTGATCATGGCATAATCTTTAATAGCTTCCCCAACCAGATGCCTGAGACGCTTTTCAATACCTAAATGTGAAGCAAGAGTTTCTGTTTGCATGCCCGGCTATCCATATCGCTGAGTGTGCGTTGAGTCAATTGGCGTCACAAGGAGGATGTGATACACCGGAGACCGAACTTCAGCCCCCCGCGCCGACCGAAGACCCAAGCCCGAGGGAGTCCCGCGGGTCCTGCGCTCGCGTTGTGCATGGCGTATCCGGGTTGCGGCACGCTAGTGACGCAATCCGAAGACGACATGCGGCCAAAAGCGACAGCGGGACCCGCGGGACTCCCTCGGGCTTGGGTCTTCGGTCGGCGCGGGGGGCTGGAGTTCTAGAGTTTGATTTGGATCTGGTGGTGTGAGGGCCAAAGAAAGGTTGGTGTTTATGTTGATTCGTCGGGTGTTGGTGTTCTTTTTAATGTTTAGTTCGTTGTCTTTTTCATCAACGGGGCATGCGGTTTATACCTCGGTGCAGGGGCGAGCCGGTGATGTGGGGCTTGGTCTTTTGATTGGTGTGCCTGCGGCTATTAGCGGAAAATATTGGCTGCAGTCAGATCGGTTTATTGATGGAGCCTTGAGTTGGAACAGCTTAGATAGTGGTTGGTTTTATGTTCATAGCACTTATTTGTGGAATCGTCGGGACGTGCTACTGATAGATGACGTGAAACTTGATATTTATTATGGAGTCGGCGGAGCGTTTTATCAAAACTTTGATGGTGACACCCATCTGGGGGTGAGAACTCCGGTGGGGGCGAGTTATCGCTGGAAGAATCCTTCCATTGAGGCGTTTGCCGAATTGGATTTGACAGTCCATTTGACACCTGGGCTTGGCATTGCTCCTGGACTTGGCGTTGGTGCCCGCTACTTTTTCTAAGCTGGGAGTCAACTTCCCTGTATTTCTAGCTCCCATGGTGGGGCTCTCTCACGTGGCCATGCGTGGCCTGGTTCGTCGCTACATGCCGGAGGGGGCTGTGACTCTATGGCCCACTGAGATGCTCAATAGTCGCCGCCTGCCGCTGCAAAAAGTGGGAGAAACTCCTGAAACATTAAAGTCTGATGGCGAAACCCATTTAATGCCGCAAATTTTGGGCAATGATGAAGACAACATCTCGCGATCCCTTAGAAAACTCGAGCCTTGGGGTGCCGTGGGTGTGGATATCAACATGGGCTGTCCCGTTCAAAAGGCACTCAAACATAACTACGGTGTGGCCTTAATGGGAGATGCCGACTATGCCGCAAAAGTGGTGGCGATGACGGTGAAACATTCAAAGGGTCCCGTGTCGGTCAAGTTGCGTGCCGGTGATCAGGGCGATTTCAACTATTTGTCAAAATTTTCTCAAGGGCTGGTGGATGCTGGGGCCGCTTGGCTTTGCCTTCATCCTCGAACAGCGGGTCAAAAACGACGGGGTAATGCCGACTGGTCGCAAATCGCTGAG
Proteins encoded:
- a CDS encoding thioredoxin domain-containing protein, with the translated sequence MMKLNLLLIFGLSLLIGSCTKKAEETVLKQVSAEGVVFKESAEALSPLALMRTPLAAVATVHDQSITLQDVQPGRALQDLSQEIVDLQAAMVVGWASDKSASEAVFYGQPTPQGMALALKRLGLNLPPDLNLSYSEVTEETQGVAFVGDQWVTQDQLRSKNLYLATLERLLYQGILKATAQLIQQKVLFERAKSAGKTVEDYLLEDVFHGQMELSDEEFLQFLEAKNIIEADLNDRQKTNLRAAALEEKKNEVTNEMLREGFAKDQAILNMALPSVKISLNSEWVVPYNEAPNALTVDVFGNFINQASRETLLSLMHYVDSHPQKAQLRFRFYYLDRPVENKMVSEAAMCIYDQDPAQFWAFAKAMVLLSGQILEAQVHKAAEDLGLDFKAYKKCFYSGGYRKVVAYHLDYAEHIGVRAQPTVVFGEQVFVGTTQSGDLVQMIENEKVLVKPKGLWQRFIAKVRSWLNY
- a CDS encoding thioredoxin domain-containing protein, which codes for MRRCAVAVAALLMTTTLSCTKSGHKGEDKKPYVVKQSPEPGLVAQFKDKKITEESLLERSGYLRDLVSEIEKVKIVMLYREAVNHLSKIEGDEKVALEFVAKEPKPSFEQSLTKYGIEVNPRIKVSFKTPAEGEPQGFSAQFMGEAWPAQGFKYNHASLYELENKYFDSRLKILNDLFTRRVIFSEAKDFGMPPENYIREKVLGGDITVTEKEVDEFIAKTIPAGDPVDENLRHRLEDILKENIRQAKMKAYAEKIFAQSPYEIYFSAPTRELSTTYELAPILGREEAPITVEVFAGFDCAECAEAVKYVEKLRVQNKYDVRLAFRHFFPEWKRESRMVAEASMCLKEQGDKVFWKFYDKFAESGKEPTEANINEVAGASGVDMDEFKVCFLNRKTKDEVAAHLDYAKHLGIRIQPTVVVEGKIFSGLDHLEDIQPLVEDEISKFGWKYKIKRFFHNLFN
- a CDS encoding alpha/beta fold hydrolase, whose product is MLRFALALALIFVHGLFAKADGNQWFEPHGSPMAIALVVHGLNSKPSGMDSLAQALAEIKIAAYRVSLPGHFGPLNNMKTVTRAQWTESFFEFYSAAKSRAAKDQVPLYFVGNSLGALIGLSLQLEKNPQKQIRFDKMVLLAPAITPKFFTRWVKMFGLFGDDYILKSWSPESYQAQLGTSVAAYKALFALVDEVEQKARPQELDVSTLVFIDPKDELVSFEKLKKFISAHSLKRWKTVPVSNDGSSLKGKYHHLIIDEKSVGPEQWKKMLKDIEIHLGAES
- the ttcA gene encoding tRNA 2-thiocytidine(32) synthetase TtcA, translating into MQTETLASHLGIEKRLRHLVGEAIKDYAMITEGDRVMVCLSGGKDSYSLLDILRTLQKKAPVQFSLVAVNLDQKQPDYPADILPRYLEQLGIEYHILERDTYSVVKENIPAGKTMCSLCSRLRRGILYGFAEKIGATKIALGHHCEDLLETLFLNMFYAGKLKTMPPKLRSDDGKHILIRPLAYCPEPLIAQFAESRQFPIIPCNLCGSQENLQRKVIKKMLQQWESATPGRLDQILRSLKNVVPSHLADTQLFGFADLVPMSESESSLCSDSPLR
- a CDS encoding tRNA-dihydrouridine synthase family protein encodes the protein MVGLSHVAMRGLVRRYMPEGAVTLWPTEMLNSRRLPLQKVGETPETLKSDGETHLMPQILGNDEDNISRSLRKLEPWGAVGVDINMGCPVQKALKHNYGVALMGDADYAAKVVAMTVKHSKGPVSVKLRAGDQGDFNYLSKFSQGLVDAGAAWLCLHPRTAGQKRRGNADWSQIAELKKSISVPIIGNGDVQVAEDALQMFEQTGCDGVMIGRALTARPWMLWQLGAKWGWPNPPGFSGDPPKTGEEEAQAYGEALKFLLNEHQKYFAESLGLRKFLFFVKVSSPWLNFGHPLFAKVSGCKTYVQAAEILNEFFKSSQLRMTDKTNLRY